ACGGGATTGCCTTGGCGTAATCACCTTTTTTATAGAATACCTCCGCCGTAAACAGCGCGACTTCCGTCAGTTGCGCGGCATTTCCCCGATTGCGTTGCAGCAGGGGTTGCGCGTACGCCAGCAGATCATCGTACCGACCCGCCTTGTACATCGACTGCACAATCCAGTTCGGCACCTCGTTCTGGTACGTCGGGTTTTTCTCAATCCGGCGGAAGTCGCCGATGGCTTCCTGGTAGTTGCCCTGCCGGAAATTAATGACTCCGGCGTAATACGAAGCCGCCGGAGCCTGCTCCAGCCCCGGGTCCTGCTTGATCTGGTTCAGCAGGGGGAGCGCCTGCCGCAAATCCTGCTTGGAGTAATAGGCCATCGCCAGCAGGTATTTGCTCTCGGCCTGTCCGTACGCGTTCTGGTTGTTGCGGATGGCTTTTTCCAGAAACGTGATGGCGCGGTCGTAGTCGCCCTTGTCGAAATAATACCGGCCCAGATCACCGTACAACAGCCCGGCTTTGGGGTGTTCGCGGTGGTTCTTCACAAACCGGTCCACCTGCACCTCCGCTTCCGGAATATCCAGGTAGAGTCCCGTCAGGGCGATGTAGTATTCGGCCGATACGGCGTTTTGGTCACTGATGTTGGTGATGGGCTTTTTGCGCTCCAGGTATTGCATGAATTCCTGACGGGCAGCCGCATAATTATTTTTCTCAAACCACTCCAGTCCATTGCGGTACAGGGCATCGGGTTCGGTATAACTAAGGGTTCTTTGGGCTGATACCGGGATTGATAACACCGAGCAGGTTACTAAAACCGATAATTGGAATGCCTTTCCAAACGGGTTCGGACGCATACGTTGGGGTTAAACAGATTTTATTTATCGTGGTTTCGTTAATACTTTTGGAAGTCGTAAGAACGGGTTTCCACCATCTGAAAACGAAAGTACACGCATTTTCCGTATGAAAAAAAATCATTGGCTTTTCTTTTTGCTCTGTTTTCCCTTCTGGGGGCTTGGGGCAAATACCACACTTCAATCAACTGAAATTTCTGCCGTCGTAGCTTCTCCGTCCATTACGTATATACTATCCATGCCCGAACCGCAAACCCATTATTTTGTGGTGGAAATGCGGATATCGGGCGCAGCCGCCGGGGCCAAAACCTCATCAAACGGCTATCTGGACGTTAAAATGCCGGTCTGGACGCCGGGCTCGTATTTGATTCGGGAGTACGCCAGGAACGTGGAAGGATTCCGGGCTACGGCGGGCAGCCAACCCGTGCGCTCCGAGAAGATTCGGAAAAATACCTGGCGGGTTTATTCGACCGCCGACCAGCTCTCTATTTATTATAAGGTATACGCGTACGAACTGAGCGTACGGACCAGCTTCATCGACGCTTCCCACGGCTACCTGAACGGCGCCAGCGTTTTTATGTACTTGGATCACCTCCGCAGCCAGCCCCACCGGCTGGTGATTCAGCCCTACAAAGACTGGAAAAAGATTGCGACCGGTCTGCCCGCCGTGCCGGACCAGTCGAATACCTATGAAGCCGCCGATTACGACGTGCTGGTGGACAGCCCCGTTGAAATTGGCAACCACCACACATTTTCGTTTACGGCCGCGGGCGTGCCGCATACCGTGGCGATGTACGGCGATAACGTATACGACGACGCCAAGCTGGCCGACGACATGAAACGGGTTTGCGAGGAAACGTACCGTGTCATTGGCGAGCACCCCTGCCAGGATTATACCTTTATCATTCACCAGACGCCCACGGGCGGGGGCGGTCTCGAACACGCCAACTCCACCACGCTGCAGGTAACCCGCAACGCGTTTCTGAACGGAAAACTCTACCAGGATTTTCTGAGTCTGGTGGCCCACGAGTATTTTCATCTCTGGAACGTCAAACGGATCCGGCCCAAAGCCCTCGGTCCGTTCGATTACGAAAACGAAAATTATACGCACCTGCTGTGGGTGGCCGAAGGCATCACCAGCTTCTACCAGACCGCCATTTTACAACGCAGCGGTTTGATGACGTCCGACGCCTACCTGCGCTCGTTTACGGGCGAGATT
This Larkinella insperata DNA region includes the following protein-coding sequences:
- a CDS encoding M61 family metallopeptidase: MPEPQTHYFVVEMRISGAAAGAKTSSNGYLDVKMPVWTPGSYLIREYARNVEGFRATAGSQPVRSEKIRKNTWRVYSTADQLSIYYKVYAYELSVRTSFIDASHGYLNGASVFMYLDHLRSQPHRLVIQPYKDWKKIATGLPAVPDQSNTYEAADYDVLVDSPVEIGNHHTFSFTAAGVPHTVAMYGDNVYDDAKLADDMKRVCEETYRVIGEHPCQDYTFIIHQTPTGGGGLEHANSTTLQVTRNAFLNGKLYQDFLSLVAHEYFHLWNVKRIRPKALGPFDYENENYTHLLWVAEGITSFYQTAILQRSGLMTSDAYLRSFTGEITGIENLPGNRVQSVAESSLDAWIKYYRPNENSVNSTVSYYSKGSVLGGLLNLAILTSTNGQKKLDDVLRLLYITYYKKEKRGFTDDEFQAAVEKIAGKKMDDFFQKYVFGTEKIDYNGFLNPVGLQLVDASASKQDAYLGAMTRFADGRLTVTSVRRDSPAWTSGLNVNDELISIDNLRVSNDLDRMLDNYHPGQTISVLVSRSGQTKTLSMQLIGNPLAAYRIQPVASPTPEQMSLYKKWLLVAGN